The segment AAAAATCTAAGAGTGAAATATTCTaactgttgcaaggtgtgcgcccttggtctccttgtgtggTACAacacaacgcttgggtttgtgacatggcttaaccgcctcctgtggattctataagtctagtggtaaTATCGgacattaacaggtcaatcttttggtgcaacgacaaccacacttgtaacaagtggtatcagagcttggtcacaggttcaaacccctcacttgcattggggggattgttgcaaggtgtgcaccctttgtCTCCTTGTGTTATGTAGTgcaacactcgggtttgtgacatggcttaaccacctcatcTAGATTCTATAAGTccagtggttgtattgggcattaacaggtcgatcttttggtgcaacgacaaccacacttgtaacactaACCATCTACAAGCACTATATAATTTAAGGATGGCTAAAATCACATCCGATAGAGAATCATAATGCCTACCTCTTGAAATACCTTTAGGAAATTTTTTTGAGGGTATTTTCTTGGAGGAGCCATTTTGTAGAGTCACAAAGCCATTAACACCAACATAAACTACTAGGTTGAAGCCATTTGAGGTCATATAAAGGACAAACTCAAAGTGGCTACAATACATGTGGAAGAAAAATGAGTTTCATGCATCAAGAGCACAAAGTGACATAAGGGAAACCAAGAACCACAAAAGAAACACAAACCCTAGAAAAGCGAAACACAACCAACCTCTTCCTTCATAATTAGACAACTCAATGTTCCTCAAGACAAATTTTACGAGTGCaatcatgaaaatttgattttaataataTGTAATATTCATAGATTTCATAAGACAATATGTTTCATTGTGAATCTGCTAAATATATAAAAGATTACTAAAATCACGTGAACAAAAAAATGCATGCTTGTaaccattttttgttgtttttactATGCTCACAACTTTTTCTATGTTATGTCCTATTTCTCACCTATTTTATAACTCGTGATaagtttttttctctttttatttaattttttatattatctaaattatttaattataatatttgtaTATAATATAATAATCTATTTTTTAAACATTTATTATGTCAAAAgtgtattacactcacataatggatgcataaattgataactcaatgatgaatgttgagtaccaaaccggtactgagagggtggggggtgaataagtataggTACAAAAACTTTTTCCTAACCGGTTTGATTGCATACTGTAAATTAATGGCAATCTCTAACACCAGTTCAAACCAGACTACCATCGGTTAAACACGGTacgactgtgaaagacatgaactgcTCAaacttcttagctttccacacaacctacttcctcatttccattttgtccttatgcatatacagataatctatcatcaaaaatgtaATAACTTACTAgtataacatgattcaccgcttgatagacaacgacaaagcatcacatgaaagaggcatcacacatgacacacatatttttcacgtggaaacccaactgggaaaaaccatagtggggatgaatacccacaagctgatttgaactcttttgaagttcgctctgttagaagcctagtccggttaaagactgttacaacaggttctgttaggaaccaatcctgttagggatcacccggttaagggatggctagaatacccggttaagggttaaaccctgttagaggttaccttgttagaggattttatgaactcaatggctttgagtcaccctgttaaaggatttacaacaagctagttaaagctactcagttaagggattttccatctattgaagtagttaaagatcaacaggtattacaatgatctattaatagcactcaatgccaatgtagatccgctttagttccttccttttgcacacacgctatgcaggtatcaatcctctcatctggtctggcaagaatcacgtatctctgcacttagatacacacacaacatttgccaacaacctcaacatgaaacacaacatcgaccttatagaacacagataggtcggcagcataaaccctaaaccctaaacacttaggttgagcaattgatcgattcaatcctgaccattaaacactttgcatttgaatacaacagtcttgaaaagatctcaagacattctccattgttcgttcttcaccacttcatggaggcgataacccatcacgcgttctccaccatttgcaaagactttgcacattcccgaggtagataggatcaatctccttcatgcaagatccttcacgtgcacgagactggcgtggcaacacgatctgatctccattataatgctaactcatcacacaatgtcattagttgaatcacacaggcttggaacacttcaaccgaaaaccctaaagctaagactaccaaccggtagtcctaccacattccatatATCGATTCTCATTCTGACATATcggttccggttcacaacatcataccgattcacttggacaagcatatcgcttcacttattgcacatataccggtttacaccaccatactggttctctttgccagttgcttaacttcaatataccagttcacttcttagcatattgacatcaatgaaaacatacattatcatcatgccatcatactcttgcacatatgccaacataaacATGTGTTAAAAAAAATAGAAGCATtaaatttgatgtgtttgtgacacttGCATGAAAAGAAACTGTAAATTTATTATGTCAAAAgtgtattacactcacataatggatgcataaatatgtgttaataaaaaaATAGAAGCATTAAATTTGATGCGTTTGTGACACTTGCATGAAAATAAACTGTAAATTTATTATGTCAAAAgtgtattacactcacataatggatgcataaatatgtgttaataaaaaatagaagcattaaatttgatgtgtttgtgacacttGCATGAAAAGAAACTATAAATTTATTATGTCAAAAgtgtattacactcacataatggatgcataAATATGTGATAATGTGTTTGTGACACTTGCATGAAAAGAAACTGTAAATTTATTATGTCAAAAgtgtattacactcacataatggatgcataaatatgtgttaataaaaaataaaagcatggaatttgatgtgtttgtgaaaCTTGCATGAAAAGTTAGCtttggtgaagagtttaatagaaatataaaaaaacataaaaaaatagtattatcttaataataatttaatattgattgcaatatcataatataatattagtttaatattaattacaacataataatataattattttttaagtggaataaagaacaaatatgatatcttttagcttatctatatttttctaaaaataggTATACTAGTTTTATTAATATTgtcattattattttattattcttataaATTAATTGAAAGATATGTTTTCCATAATTACTTTGAAAATTATAAAGTATGACCAAATACCAGTAATTGAGTGTTCTAATCTGGTCATACTCTATAGTTTTCAAAGAAGGTGGTTATGACAAAAATAGTATTCTAATCCCAAAAGAGATAGGTATGAATGTgacattaaaattattttatatcaTCATTCTTATCATAACAACAAAAATATCTTAAATTCCCtcatatttataattaatatttaattgttcaCTTTATTATTCATCACTTTAATTAATATATGATGATGCATATGCATTTAATTTGATTAACAAAATTAAGTTATCTTAACTTCCCtcatatttataattaatatttaattgttcaCTTTATTATTCATCACTTTAATTAATATATGATTATGCATATACATTTAATTTGATTAACAAAATTAAGTTATCTTAACTTCcctcatattaataattaatatttagttgTTCACTTTATTATTCATCACTTTAATTAATATATGATTATGCATAtacatttaatttgattaaaaaaattaagttATCTTAACTTTCCtcatatttataattaatatttaattgttcgCTTTATTATTCATCACTTTAATTAATATATGATGATGCATATACATTTAATTTGATTAACAAAATTaagttaaataaaatattattttcttcatatatagattaaaaaatttataaaaaaatcttCCAAAATCTATATTATAAGAATTAACAGTAACATAACTTTTATGATTATGATATATTTAAAACTtacaataataaaaattattagaaaatatataattttcataaatataatttaatttattattacaaAATATAACATAATTCATCTTAAAATAAAAAACTACACATCTTTTCCTTTCATAAGACCAACTATTTACCTCTCTTTATATAAAAATTACaccttttattttttcttttttcttttttcttttttcagtcCAATTAGATGAGCCAGCTAGTCAAAAGTTGCCCATCTAGGTTTTTAAGATCCTTAGGTAGACTCATGCCCTGATTTATCCATAACGATGGCTTCCCATAATTGTCCTCATCTCCAAAGATTAGTCCTCCCTACACCTCaggttaaaaaataattaatatattttaacaaTCTTTCCACTAAATGTACTCTAATAAGAAACTTCTAGGTAACTAGAATTCTCTTTTTCTTAAACTTTTCGTGTAAAATTTGGTAACTTGCAACAGAATATGAACGGCCTCCCTCTGGAAGGAATCCTGCAAATGCAGGATTATCGGGATTATCAACCCTAAAAATCCATATTTTGATTTAAATTATTCCAGAGCTCTCCGTCGTTTCGGGCCTTTGAAGGATTGCTGCGGGGCCCTCCTGCAGTCAATTTTTACGCGGCCGCCGTTTCATAAATTTTCTGGCATGACAGATCAGACAATCTCTAGAGTTTCCTGGATCTCATTCTTCTCGTGTTCAATTTGAACCCTGTTTACGCATTCAGGGTGAGCAGCGAGGGTAGAATGGTTGTATGAGGGCGAGGAGTGAGTTACGGAAGAGGAACCTGTGTATCAGCACATGGGATTTCCTTCAGGATGAATTCCATTCTTGCAGGTCGAAATCTTGGTCGGAAATTAGCGTTTGCTTCGTGGTCGCAGGTTCGATTCTCCGTGTCGTCAATGGATAGATCTATGTCTTCATCCGTTAATCTTCTAATCATTTTTCTCCATTCGCTTTTATAGCGGGTCGAAGCTTTTCAGTGCAGTTATTAGAAAAGCGGAAATAGTAGAGGTTGCCGATCGATCGATTGATGGCAGCGGTGCTCTTTTACCATGTCGTTGGAGACCTGACGGTAGGGAAGCCGGAGCTAGTGGAGTTTCCTGAGACCGCGAGCGTAGCAGAGGCCATTGTCACCATCCGAGATTGCACAGAATGCGGGATAGCGGTTTGGAAGCAGCGCCCGCCGGAAAAAGGCAGCGGCCCTGAATCGGCAGAGTTAAGGCAGGAAAGATTCGTCGGCATTTTGAATGCCATGGATATCGTAGCGCATCTTTCGACAGAGTGGGGTTTGACGGACCCTGACGCCGCTTTGAATGTCCCTGTTTCGCAGATTGTCCTTCCCAATAATCATCTTCTCAAACTGGTCGCCCCTGGAACCAGGTAACTAATTTACTCAAATTTGAGAATCAAATCGTTCTTAAAACTCTTCTTTCTTCTTAAATACTCGAACGCCTTTAATCGGTCTGCGAGGATTTGAAGTTTTTAACCACAGGCGCAAAGTTTTCTTTTTCTAGATGCTTTAGGGTTTCAGCATCGTGCAATTTAAATATTCGGAAGCTACTGCACACGCCTTTCAATTAAAGACGCCTTTTacatacataatcaattccaactTTAGAATCAAATCATTCCTGAAACGCGTCTTTCCTCTTACGCCATGAATCGATCTGAAAGGATTTGAAGGTTTTAACCAGAGGCGCAAACTTTGCTTTTTCTAGATGCTTTAGGGTTTCAACATCGTGCAATTTAAATTTTCCTGTACAAACCTTTCAAAGACGCCTCATCTTATTTTTTTCATAAAATCTTTAGACACAATTTAATCTAGAAACagcatttttctttcattttaaagTCATCAATGGAAGTCATTCCTCACAATTCAATCCAGAAACAACATTGATTTGAGCACGGATTGTGAAAACCTTAGAACATTAATGAAGAAATTCATTGTTCTAACGATTGTTTATGAAACGCAGATTGGCAGACGCGCTGGAGATGATGAAGCAGGGGGTTCGGCGCCTCCTCGTCCGGCGGACCGTAGGCTGGAAGGGCATGAGCAAGCGATTCTCCGTTCTGTACAACGGCAAATGGCTGAATCCATCAATGGAGGGCGAGGAGAGCGCAGAGGAGAAATGGTGCTGCCTATCAAGGGAAGACGTGATAAGATTTCTCATCGGCTGCCTGGGAGCCCTGGCACCGCTTCCCCTGACATCAATCCAGTCTCTGGGAGCAATAACCCCACACCCCTTCGCCCTCGACAGCAGGGCGCCCGCCAGAGAGGCGATCAAAGTCCTCGGCAACGATCCCCTGGCCATTGCAGTGGTCGAGCAAAACGACGATCAAGGAGGTGTTCGCATTATTGGGGACATCTCAGCATTCAAGCTATGGAAGACGGACCATCTGTCCGCTGCCTGGGCCCTGGCAAACCTAACTGCAGGGGAATTCGTGATGGGAGTGGAGGACATTGTACCCCTGAGTGCCTGTAGGAGCGGGGACACCCTTATCAAACTGTCCAACGAGCAATCATACAATAAACTGAACACATCCTCCTCTTTGAAACCAGAAAGCGGTGGATCGAGCCTCCGTACCACCGATGGGGGTCGCTGGAAACCCAATCCTTTGTCGACTGTGAAGGAAGAAGATGGCGGGTCCGGCTCCATTAAGCCCAAGGGACCCGCCAGGAAGTTTTCGACCAGATCTCTGGATTTCGTGAACTTGTATTTCGACTATGGGGATGGGGTGGTGGAAAGGAGCTCAAGCCCTAGGCCTTACAGAGGACGAAGTGCGCCGCTCACTTGCAGGCCCTCGAATTCCATGGCCGCGGTGATGGCCCAGATGCTGGCTCACCGCGCCACTCACGTTTGGGTAACAGAAAAGACAGAGGACGGCGAATACGAGAATCTGGTAGGAATGGTTACCTATGCCGATATTCTGACAGCTGTCACTAGGCCCCCTACTCTTCCCCTCCATTCAAACTGAGTCCTGTATACATCTGTCGGTCACTAGGTCCCCTACTCTTCCACTCCATTCAAACTGACTTCTGTTTAGAAGATGATCTGATTTCTCTGGTTCTGATTTCTCTGGTGTCATATCTGTCACCATTTTTAAATTAATATGGTTTTAGTTTTGACTGGACGTAATGCTTAGTGCAATTCTCCAGTTTGTCGGTTGATGAGCGTGGAGGAGAAATTAGTACTAAAAGCTAAAAATCAACGTACCATCCGAAACTTGCGTGCTTTTGGGATTACTGTCTTTTATATATTGTAGGCTTTCAGGGTGAAAGATTCTGGAATGTCTTTGTACCTACTGCAATGTCTGTATTGAGTTGTAATTTAGAAAGCTAATATAGGGTTTAATATAGCTATTAGCTAGATGAATATTATATGGGTAGATGATGTTTGGATTTAAGTTGGGTTTTATTTATAATTTCACAATTCTATAAAATATTAGGAAAATCCCTCTTTTATTTATTAAGCTtgttttggattttagtttttttaatataGCGATTAATACATGACATCATATTTCTTATGGCATTATTATGTCTCgatttcattatcatttattttGGATTTAGTGTTTTtaatataatgattaatatttggTATGATTTTGAATGAGTTTTATTTGACATTATTATGTCTTGATTTCATTATTGCTTATTTTCGAATTTGTATTTTATTCTATTCATTTGATTTAGAGTATTTTTTAGTTAATAagatttaaattcaaattaaatgttgTCGATTTCCATTTTATTAATTATGGTGAGCTAGTACATGTTTGTGTACAATGTTGTatttaaaaacatttattttcatttGAAATCATGCTAGAATATAAATGGATATTTAGATTAGATGTCTTAAAAGAGTATTAATGAAATCATGCTAGAATATAAATGGATATTTAGATTAGATGTCTTAAAAGGAGTATTAATTTTAGAGGACATAATCCTAGATACCATTAGATGCTTGTTTATTATTAATATACTTAAAAGTCATAAAGTTGGTTTGCTAGGGTGTGACTAAGGAAACGTGGGAAATAATTGTGTTCTATTAAGTGATGGAAATTTGTATAAATCATGTTTGAATGCTAATTATAAATAATTGTGTTCTATTTAGTGATGGAAATTTGTATAAATCATGTTTGAatgttaattataaattaataaatagaaTTATTTTGACAAAGAAACTGGTCAAAAGTAATAAAAATATATGTTTATGAAGATATTAATTCAAAAGGAATCAAGGTGGGTCaagatttttaatatataattattttagtaCATTGGAAGtcaaatgagtgaaaaatgagggGTATCAAGCTTTGTTAGAAATTGTGAAGAGTTAGGTGAAAGAATAACTACATATATTTATTGTTAGAGATatgtaaatataaattttaataaaagaCTGAATTAACAAATTTAAAGGCATTATTCTATAAACATATACATGGGAATTAAACCAAATATTGAAAGTTCTAAAAAATGATTAAACCAAATATTGAAAGTTCtaaaaaatgattgaaggaaagtAGACAATATATCTAATATATTGACTCCattcattaatatatttaatatactgTGTGATATCTATATAGatgcaagaggaaagaggaaagaggaaatgaGAGAAAACAAATAGTAAATGACTACTAAACCCCTTTCTTTTGGGTTTAGAAATATAGAGATGGAAAATTATTGTTTTTCTTAGAATGAAGCTCTAGTTCATTATGCTATACTCCATAGTTTAAATGTTAGAAATAAGTACATTTTAATTACAAACTCCTAATTTGTTAATCTTGAAATTGTGAAAATGGAGaaactttattttaaatttattaactgTTTAATGATGCTGAACTAAATTAAGAAGGGATTGTAAGTTATGATAATACTTACAAAAATAAGATAAACCTTATTTCTCCTTATTCATATGAGGAAGCTTTTAATATTTGTAGATATATACAAATTAGTCAAAACCTAATTTTGAATTTTCCTAAATCTTAAATTAGATAGGGCttgttatatattattaaataatattgatAATAAATTAAGTGGAGAATTGGATGCACTAGTATCTATTAAATAAACAAATAGTAAAATTTATGATTTCTTTATCTAGTCTTTAGCATATGGGTAAATTGACTAGGAAGTTTTATAATAATATAGGAGGTTTCTTAAATGCTTATATATACTTAAAATTGTTACCCATGATTTTTTTTCATACCAAAGAATactaagaaaaaattaaaataaatcaaatataattatacaaaaatattttttttttttggaggaaAATAGAAGATAATTAAAATAAAAGCATTCATTTTCATTTGAAATCACAATAGAATATGAATGAATGTTTAGATTAAATATCTTAAAGGATAATTAGTTTTGTATTGCTTACTTGTCTAGTAGGGTTTCTACTATTTATAGATCGTGCCTTCAACACAAATTATAGAGGGCATACTAGACACCATTACACGCTTGTTCATTTTCAATCTTCTACTTAAAAGTCTATTAAGAAAAAATGATCATTACAATTCAACATATATGAAGTTTTATAATACTATAGGGAGTTTCTTAAATGCCCATATAGACTACAAATTGTTACCCATGGCTTTTTCCCTATCAAATAATATTTAGAatacttaataaataaataatatataattataaaaaatatttatttagaatgctttaaaataaataaaatatacttataaaaagtatttattttattggaagaaaatggaagataatcaaaaaaagaattaattaaaaggttaatcatttaaccatttatGATAGGCGCCTATTCATTGGGAAACATAATCAACATattgaaaagaaagagaaaattCACATGAATCTACATCTAGGAACAAGATGCATATATctacaaaaaaatgaaataaatgttGGGTAGTAATAAAATGAATGCAAAAATTAAAATCTTCCACCAAAACTTATCATGAAGTGAATCAAAGAATATAAATGAACTCATTGCAAATgtaggagaaggagaaagaaggaaggtaaGGGTAGGCTATTGACTATCCCTTCAAGAAGTGTGACACATAAAACACTTGGGACAAGTGTGAGGAAATCATAATAGTTTTGTTGGTAAAAAATTagtagggtatgtgcaagatcatggtgggccaaaacaggcccttaagtggcaatgaaatttcagaaaataagATAAGAAGTaagtgtatgtctgaccaccctaaccataatcaaatcataacatttttttataagatttttaatATAAGTAGTAGACTTGTGTCctgatgtgacacatttttttgtaattttttttgaagtaaataattaattatgaattttttacagcttttcaaaaatttaaaaactcatacatctgaccaccttaacttgaaataaaggggtaaaaattttattgaaaatcagacacaagaattacaaagagaaccaggGCCCCAAGGCCCCATAAATGAACCACAAGCGTAGCCCAAGATTAGCCAGTTTCATACCCATCCATGTCCTCaacaaaaatcttctgcaagtctCGACAGTAATccgaggagagatgctcccaaccttcaactttccaatcactaccatgttctgaggcccacttagccaaacaatctgcTGCACTATTCcactcacgaggaatgtggatgaaagacacctgctccattgaCGAGCTAATATGAAGAATCTAACGAACAATCTCTGCCAACTGCCAATGAATCCCATTCACCTTTTGCTCAGTCAACAAGTGCACAACAATTTGTGGACTCGATTCACAGATAAGCTTCCTTCGACCCAAGTCCCAAGCACGCTCCAAGGCATAGAGAATTGCAAAACCCTTCATAAAATTATTAGAATGCCGCCCTTTATGAACCAAAAAGAAGAAGACCACCTCCCCCATATgatccctaccaacaccaccaaccctaGCAAGGCtcgggttacccctagaggagccatcggtgttaatcttgataaactcatcctgaggaggCATCCATCTTCCAACCCTTTTAACCTTCTTCATAgtacgtctacctctcctgacacaagctaagGCAGGAGACAATTCCTGCaatcccaacctactcacaatatccgccTCATCTCTATTCAGAGGAAAAtacacctcacatttagcttccaccgtctcccaaatcataacaatgattctattccacacttgctgaactaCCAGGctgacctcacgaaagatcctcccattcctctcgagccagatctgccacaatATGAAAATGAGCCCAATGTACCAGAAAGtctagaggaaggaggagaagataGGAGGTATGCCCAAACTGCTTCAAAACTCCACCAAAAAATCCACGTGAACACAagaatgcttccacaccccccaacaatagtgccaaataagcatagagaaggggcatttgaagaacaagtgtgaggagtcttcctccccaatgtccccattaccacacaaggcacaaatggaaggccccaaaaatccccgcttgcgaatattgtcccaagttaggcatctattcaaagccaaagtccaagtgaagcaattacacttcggccaagaaaaattattccacacctgtttccaccagagcacctctcttccctcaagtctttggTTCAATAGTTCCCGGTATTCACTAGCAACAGTAAAGACACCCTTAGGATTCTGAAACCAAGCAAGTTCATCCCTACCCTTGAGTGAACTACAATGTCTATTCGCCATAATgccatgcaactcagcacact is part of the Cryptomeria japonica chromosome 10, Sugi_1.0, whole genome shotgun sequence genome and harbors:
- the LOC131072633 gene encoding CBS domain-containing protein CBSX6, whose product is MAAVLFYHVVGDLTVGKPELVEFPETASVAEAIVTIRDCTECGIAVWKQRPPEKGSGPESAELRQERFVGILNAMDIVAHLSTEWGLTDPDAALNVPVSQIVLPNNHLLKLVAPGTRLADALEMMKQGVRRLLVRRTVGWKGMSKRFSVLYNGKWLNPSMEGEESAEEKWCCLSREDVIRFLIGCLGALAPLPLTSIQSLGAITPHPFALDSRAPAREAIKVLGNDPLAIAVVEQNDDQGGVRIIGDISAFKLWKTDHLSAAWALANLTAGEFVMGVEDIVPLSACRSGDTLIKLSNEQSYNKLNTSSSLKPESGGSSLRTTDGGRWKPNPLSTVKEEDGGSGSIKPKGPARKFSTRSLDFVNLYFDYGDGVVERSSSPRPYRGRSAPLTCRPSNSMAAVMAQMLAHRATHVWVTEKTEDGEYENLVGMVTYADILTAVTRPPTLPLHSN